In Oryza sativa Japonica Group chromosome 11, ASM3414082v1, the following are encoded in one genomic region:
- the LOC107277250 gene encoding geranylgeranyl transferase type-2 subunit beta 1 isoform X2, giving the protein MERELAAEKHVRYIVTMEKKDSFESLVMEHIRLNGAYWGLTTLDLLHKLHAVEADEFIEWIMSCYHPDSGSARRGVDWGGNVGHDAHVLYTLSAGQVLCLFDRLDALDVDKTPSRISRCIEQFASEREAVYLLHGDDVADVLLRRQLPSIPHGCAG; this is encoded by the exons ATGGAAAGGGAGCTGGCGGCGGAGAAGCACGTCCGCTACATCGTCACCATGGAGAAG AAGGACTCGTTCGAGTCGCTGGTGATGGAGCACATCCGGCTCAACGGCGCGTACTGGGGCCTTACCACGCTCGACCTCCTCCACAAGCTCCACGCCGTGGAAGCCGACGAGTTTATCGAGTGGATCATGTCCTGCTACCACCCGGATTCCGGATCCGCGAGAAGGGGG GTGGATTGGGGGGGAAACGTTGGGCACGACGCGCATGTCCTCTACACGCTCAGCGCCGGGCAGGTCCTGTGCCTCTTTGATCGGCTTGATGCTCTCGATGTCGATAAG ACACCGAGCAGAATCAGCCGCTGCATCGAGCAGTTCGCATCCGAGCGAGAGGCGGTCTACCTTCTCCACGGTGATGATGTAGCGGACGTGCTTCTCCGCCGCCAGCTCCCATCCATCCCCCATGGCTGCGCCGGCTAG
- the LOC107277250 gene encoding geranylgeranyl transferase type-2 subunit beta 1 isoform X1 gives MERELAAEKHVRYIVTMEKKKDSFESLVMEHIRLNGAYWGLTTLDLLHKLHAVEADEFIEWIMSCYHPDSGSARRGVDWGGNVGHDAHVLYTLSAGQVLCLFDRLDALDVDKTPSRISRCIEQFASEREAVYLLHGDDVADVLLRRQLPSIPHGCAG, from the exons ATGGAAAGGGAGCTGGCGGCGGAGAAGCACGTCCGCTACATCGTCACCATGGAGAAG AAGAAGGACTCGTTCGAGTCGCTGGTGATGGAGCACATCCGGCTCAACGGCGCGTACTGGGGCCTTACCACGCTCGACCTCCTCCACAAGCTCCACGCCGTGGAAGCCGACGAGTTTATCGAGTGGATCATGTCCTGCTACCACCCGGATTCCGGATCCGCGAGAAGGGGG GTGGATTGGGGGGGAAACGTTGGGCACGACGCGCATGTCCTCTACACGCTCAGCGCCGGGCAGGTCCTGTGCCTCTTTGATCGGCTTGATGCTCTCGATGTCGATAAG ACACCGAGCAGAATCAGCCGCTGCATCGAGCAGTTCGCATCCGAGCGAGAGGCGGTCTACCTTCTCCACGGTGATGATGTAGCGGACGTGCTTCTCCGCCGCCAGCTCCCATCCATCCCCCATGGCTGCGCCGGCTAG